The genomic stretch CAGGGGGGTACGGTCCCCATGTGCCGGGCCATTCATCGGGCGTTCATCGATATCGACCAGCAAGCGGATCTTTTGGATTTTTCCGAGTTTCAGAGAGAATTTTACGAGACCAGAGTCGATACCGAGCGGTCTTGCCAATTTTATTTAAAAATCAAGATCACTCTCCTGGAAAAGGTCACGAGCTTTCAACCTGATGTCATATTCGGAATTGCCCAATCCCCTCTTCAAGATATCGATATGCTCACAGAGTTTAGAAAAGCAGGAATTGCCTTGTGTTTCTGGTTTATGGAGGATTACCGGATATTTGGTTACTGGAAAACCATAGCGCCCTATTTTGATCATTTTTTTACCATCCAGAAAGATCCCTTTTGGAAAGAACTCAAAGACGCAGGCTGTATGAATTACCACTATCTTCCGATGGCCTTTGACACGCACGCCGACGTTCCGGAAATTAACACAGAGGACGTGATTCCCGTATCCTTTGTGGGCGCACCCTATCCAAACCGTGTGCATTTTTTCAGTCAATTTCTTGATGACGGGTTTCAGATATACGGTGAAGACTGGGACAGGCACCAAATCCCCCCGGTCGCTATCGGCGATCGCCGCGTCACGGCATCTGAGACGTATCGCATTTATCAGAGATCTCTCATCAATATAAACCTCCACTCTTCCCCATTTCCCAGCGAATTTGGAGGAGGGGATTTTGTCAATCCGAGAACTTTTGAGTTGGCGGGACTTGGAGCCTTTCAATTGACCGATATGAGAAAACTCCTGACACCCCATTTTGATCCGGCTGAAGAGGTCATCGCATTGACCACTTGGGCGGATATGAAATGGGCGGTAAAGTATTTCCTCCGACATGATGAAGAACGAAAGGCAATTGCCGAAAAAGCCAGGGCGCGTGTACTGAAAGAACATACATACAGGCACCGAGTAGAAGAGATTATAGAATTACTGAGCAAATGAAGGAAACGTTAACATGTCAAATAAAAAAATCCTGATCATCCATCTCAGCCGGCTCGGCGATATGATGCAAAGCCTCCCGGTTGTGAAATTACTTAAGGAGGATTATCCGGAATCTGAAATAACCTACGTTGGCATCGGGGATTTCTGTGTTCCTCTGAAAAACATTCCATGGATCGATAATCTTATTACAATCCCGTCACATGATATCAAAGGCGTTTCGACGGAAGACGTGGATATTGATATCGAGGCGTTTGACCGGTTGTTCCGTAAAACACCAGAGCTGACCGCGCATTATGACGTCCTTATCAATATGACCCACAATCGCGGGAGCAGTTATTTGTCCAAGAGGATAAAGGCCGATGAAAAAAGGGGCCGGATGTTTTCCAAGGAAAATGAGATCGTAATGATGGGAAACTGGGCCAAGTATTTGTTTGCCATTGCCGGAAACCGGAACGATAACCTGTTAAACCTGGTTGACCTATACACAGGCATGGTGGGTGTGCAAAACAGGCCTGTTATGTATTATTTGCCTACGAATCCCGAAATTGACCGACAATGCCTTTCCCGATTGAAGGAGCATGGTTTTGATTCCGGGCGGCTTGCTGTCGGCTTTCAACTGGGAGCGAGCAAGTCGCTGAGAACCTGGCCTCCGGAGTACTTTCTTAGACTGGGTGAGTTCCTTGACAGGCAATTGAAGGCCCAGATTATCCTCTTCGGATCAGAGCAAGAGCGAGCACTGGCCGATCAATTCCACAAGTCAGCCCACTTCACCTTCATAGACCTGATTGGCAGGACAACACTGGCAGATCTTCCATCATTCCTGAAATATATCAATGTGCTTGTCAGCAATGACACCGGTCCGATGCACATTGCTGCTGCTGTCGGAACAAAGGCAGTTGGAATCTTTATGGGTACGGCATACTTCAGAATAACCGGGCCTTATGGTGCCGGCCATGTCGCCGTTCAGTCAAACTATTCCTGCGCCCCCTGTCTGGATTCTACCACCTGTGCGCAACCACTTTGCAGAAAAAGCATTTCTCCGGATGTGGTATTGCAGGGCGTGAAATTGGCACTGGGGCTTGAAGCAGGATCAATAGCCGGCAGTAACGGCGCCAGTCTCTATATATCCGATTTCGACAGGAATGGAA from Candidatus Desulfatibia profunda encodes the following:
- a CDS encoding glycosyltransferase, producing QGGTVPMCRAIHRAFIDIDQQADLLDFSEFQREFYETRVDTERSCQFYLKIKITLLEKVTSFQPDVIFGIAQSPLQDIDMLTEFRKAGIALCFWFMEDYRIFGYWKTIAPYFDHFFTIQKDPFWKELKDAGCMNYHYLPMAFDTHADVPEINTEDVIPVSFVGAPYPNRVHFFSQFLDDGFQIYGEDWDRHQIPPVAIGDRRVTASETYRIYQRSLININLHSSPFPSEFGGGDFVNPRTFELAGLGAFQLTDMRKLLTPHFDPAEEVIALTTWADMKWAVKYFLRHDEERKAIAEKARARVLKEHTYRHRVEEIIELLSK
- a CDS encoding glycosyltransferase family 9 protein — translated: MSNKKILIIHLSRLGDMMQSLPVVKLLKEDYPESEITYVGIGDFCVPLKNIPWIDNLITIPSHDIKGVSTEDVDIDIEAFDRLFRKTPELTAHYDVLINMTHNRGSSYLSKRIKADEKRGRMFSKENEIVMMGNWAKYLFAIAGNRNDNLLNLVDLYTGMVGVQNRPVMYYLPTNPEIDRQCLSRLKEHGFDSGRLAVGFQLGASKSLRTWPPEYFLRLGEFLDRQLKAQIILFGSEQERALADQFHKSAHFTFIDLIGRTTLADLPSFLKYINVLVSNDTGPMHIAAAVGTKAVGIFMGTAYFRITGPYGAGHVAVQSNYSCAPCLDSTTCAQPLCRKSISPDVVLQGVKLALGLEAGSIAGSNGASLYISDFDRNGTMVYKRLDEKKDHFLPWLRSFHDARACISQSIWNEWLGLKPNSDMPQISGDDDEIAEILQDYKHACLSYGKLYAQGKKACQNIISEFRKAKPRLEFIQDMIAQIEQVEQEIKNLENPLAILKEIHELYSAETEYCNFPRLAHEFMNKYGELDKIIDGFESRLTHISHTICK